A genomic stretch from Juglans microcarpa x Juglans regia isolate MS1-56 chromosome 3S, Jm3101_v1.0, whole genome shotgun sequence includes:
- the LOC121257186 gene encoding protein ABIL2-like isoform X1, translated as MGTMTKSSTLPIPHEASNFDEVSMHQSLLFSDSLKDLKNLRTQLYSAAEYFELSYTNDDQKQLVIETLKEYAIKAIVNTVDHLGSVTYKVNDLLDEKVDEVSGTELRVSCIEQRLRTCKEYIDHEGLSQQSLVINTPKYHKRYILPVGETMRGANRTKSKYQGCSLDDEDDWHQFRNAVRATITETPTSTTSRGRSPSPSPRPSQRSAIFSFTATMPKKELEKRTVSPYRFPLLRSGSLSRRPMTPNSVRPTTPNSSNSSTPTTPNSPNSNARRRYPSEPRKSASMRLPAERENCKDVEQYPSKSKRLLKALLSRRKSKKDDMLYTYLDEY; from the exons ATGGGGACGATGACTAAATCTTCTACACTGCCTATCCCTCATGAAGCTTCTAACTTTGATGAGGTTTCAATGCATCAGAGCTTGCTTTTCTCTGATAGTCTCAAG GATCTGAAAAATCTGAGGACACAGTTGTACTCGGCAGCTGAGTATTTTGAACTATCATACACCAATGATGAtcaaaaacaatt AGTGATAGAAACATTAAAAGAGTATGCTATTAAAGCTATTGTGAATACCGTGGACCATTTGGGTTCTGTTACATATAAGGTTAATGATCTTTTGGATGAGAAGGTTGATGAAGTTTCTGGAACAGAGCTCCGTGTGTCTTGCATTGAGCAG AGACTAAGGACATGCAAAGAGTATATTGATCATGAGGGCCTTTCTCAACAGTCATTGGTGATAAATACGCCTAAATACCACAAGCGGTACATCTTGCCAG TTGGGGAGACAATGCGTGGTGCCAACCGTACGAAATCAAAGTATCAGGGTTGCAGCCTGGATGATGAAGATGACTGGCATCAATTTAGGAATG CTGTTCGAGCTACAATTACAGAAACCCCAACATCTACAACCAG TAGAGGGCGttccccttccccttctccACGACCATCCCAACGATCTGCAATTTTTTCCTTTACTGCTACCATGCCCAAAAAAGAATTAG AGAAGAGAACAGTTTCACCATATCGGTTTCCACTTTTACGCTCTGGATCTCTTTCAAGAAGGCCAATGACCCCAAATTCAGTGCGGCCGACTACTCCAAACTCTAGTAACTCTAGTACGCCAACCACTCCGAATTCTCCGAATTCTAATGCAAGACGAAGG TACCCTTCAGAGCCTCGAAAATCAGCTTCGATGAGGTTACCTGCAGAAAGAGAGAATTGCAAAGACGTTGAACAATACCCTAGTAAAAGTAAACGTCTCCTGAAAGCATTGCTCAGTCGACGCAAGTCAAAGAAAGATGACATGCTATACACATACTTGGACGAATActga
- the LOC121258647 gene encoding uncharacterized protein LOC121258647, producing the protein MDGGDLEVQDCAAAPGVPGPEGAGLGAPDHRGLPSHRFRWRGEAPGGVLMFGGQMPIIRVGRMAGQFAKPRSAPFEERDGVKLPSYKGDNINGDAFNEKSRIPDPQRLIRAYCQSTATLNLLRAFATGGYAAMQRISEWNLDFAEHSEPGDRYAFLNLSWLHFSTLNVSLSSFSFWYLTIFNEPGSLRENLKHSLERVYPKNRRKDIIVLVHSLVFCEYHAY; encoded by the exons ATGGACGGTGGAGACCTGGAAGTCCAAGACTGCGCTGCAGCTCCCGGAGTACCCGGACCAGAAGGAGCTGGACTCGGTGCTCCAGACCATCGAGGCCTTCCCTCCCATCGTTTTCGCTGGCGAGGCGAGGCACCTGGAGGA GTTCTTATGTTTGGTGGTCAAATGCCTATCATTAGG GTTGGGAGAATGGCGGGTCAGTTTGCGAAACCCAGATCGGCTCCATTTGAGGAGAGGGATGGTGTGAAACTGCCGAGTTACAAAGGAGACAACATAAATGGAGATGCTTTTAACGAGAAATCAAGGATTCCGGACCCCCAGAGATTGATAAGGGCTTATTGCCAATCCACGGCGACTCTGAACCTTCTTAGGGCCTTCGCCACTGGAGGATATGCTGCAATGCAGAGGATTAGCGAATGGAATCTTGATTTTGCTGAGCACAGTGAGCCGGGAGATAGGTATGCTTTCTTAAACCTATCTTGGTTACATTTCTCCACACTAAACGTGAGCTTGTCAAGTTTTAGCTTTTGGTACTTGACAATATTCAACGAGCCTGGATCATTGCGTGAAAATTTGAAGCATAGCCTAGAACGTGTGTACCCAaaaaacaggagaaaagatATCATTGTGCTTGTTCATAGTCTGGTGTTTTGTGAGTACCATGCCTATTAG
- the LOC121257186 gene encoding protein ABIL2-like isoform X2: MGTMTKSSTLPIPHEASNFDEVSMHQSLLFSDSLKDLKNLRTQLYSAAEYFELSYTNDDQKQLVIETLKEYAIKAIVNTVDHLGSVTYKVNDLLDEKVDEVSGTELRVSCIEQRLRTCKEYIDHEGLSQQSLVINTPKYHKRYILPVGETMRGANRTKSKYQGCSLDDEDDWHQFRNAVRATITETPTSTTRGRSPSPSPRPSQRSAIFSFTATMPKKELEKRTVSPYRFPLLRSGSLSRRPMTPNSVRPTTPNSSNSSTPTTPNSPNSNARRRYPSEPRKSASMRLPAERENCKDVEQYPSKSKRLLKALLSRRKSKKDDMLYTYLDEY; the protein is encoded by the exons ATGGGGACGATGACTAAATCTTCTACACTGCCTATCCCTCATGAAGCTTCTAACTTTGATGAGGTTTCAATGCATCAGAGCTTGCTTTTCTCTGATAGTCTCAAG GATCTGAAAAATCTGAGGACACAGTTGTACTCGGCAGCTGAGTATTTTGAACTATCATACACCAATGATGAtcaaaaacaatt AGTGATAGAAACATTAAAAGAGTATGCTATTAAAGCTATTGTGAATACCGTGGACCATTTGGGTTCTGTTACATATAAGGTTAATGATCTTTTGGATGAGAAGGTTGATGAAGTTTCTGGAACAGAGCTCCGTGTGTCTTGCATTGAGCAG AGACTAAGGACATGCAAAGAGTATATTGATCATGAGGGCCTTTCTCAACAGTCATTGGTGATAAATACGCCTAAATACCACAAGCGGTACATCTTGCCAG TTGGGGAGACAATGCGTGGTGCCAACCGTACGAAATCAAAGTATCAGGGTTGCAGCCTGGATGATGAAGATGACTGGCATCAATTTAGGAATG CTGTTCGAGCTACAATTACAGAAACCCCAACATCTACAACCAG AGGGCGttccccttccccttctccACGACCATCCCAACGATCTGCAATTTTTTCCTTTACTGCTACCATGCCCAAAAAAGAATTAG AGAAGAGAACAGTTTCACCATATCGGTTTCCACTTTTACGCTCTGGATCTCTTTCAAGAAGGCCAATGACCCCAAATTCAGTGCGGCCGACTACTCCAAACTCTAGTAACTCTAGTACGCCAACCACTCCGAATTCTCCGAATTCTAATGCAAGACGAAGG TACCCTTCAGAGCCTCGAAAATCAGCTTCGATGAGGTTACCTGCAGAAAGAGAGAATTGCAAAGACGTTGAACAATACCCTAGTAAAAGTAAACGTCTCCTGAAAGCATTGCTCAGTCGACGCAAGTCAAAGAAAGATGACATGCTATACACATACTTGGACGAATActga